A stretch of DNA from Desulfosarcina ovata subsp. ovata:
GGCAGGGCTGTCTCCCAATGACTTTGCCTATGGTATCCGTATCACGGTGCCCGTGGGAACACCGGTGGCGGCCTTGAGCCTGCCGAAAACGGTGTATGAGCATACCTCTCGAACCGATCTGGGCGACCTGCGTGTGTTCAACCAGGCCGGTGAGGTGGTGCCGCATCTGATCCGTTTTGCCAGCAGCCGGGAGGCCGAATCCCCGTGGCAGCCATTACCGTTTTTTCCCCTGCCAAAAACGCCCGCTACGGTTGCCGGCGGCTACGGCATCGAGGTGCATACCGGGGCGGACGGCACCGTGGTGCGGATCGACCCCCAGGATTCCGGCACCGGGGCGGCCGGCGTGCCGCGAAAGTTTCTCATCGACCTGAACCGGACGGGCCGCAACCTGGCCGGGTTGCGCCTGACCTGGAAACCGGACGGCGCCAACCGGATGAGCCTTCTGGCCGTGGACGCCGGGGACGATCTGGTGCGCTGGACGACCGTGCATCCTCGCTGGGCCGTTTCCGATATCCAGTACGGCAGCCATCGCCTCCTGAACAACACCATCCCGCTGAAGTCGTCCCAGCGGCGCTACCTGCGACTGCGCCAGTTGGATGACGGCCCGGCGCTGGTCCTGACCGCTGTCGAGGGCCGTAAACCCCCGGAAGGCCGCCAACCGGTGCGCGCATACCGTAAAATCAAGGGCACGCCGGTCATGGGCACCCCGGGCGAATTTCTGTATCAAACCGGCGGCGCGTTTCCGGTGGACCGCATCAATCTCATTTTCAGCCAGGCCAACAGCATGGCGGAAGCGACCCTCTGGTCCCGTGCCGATCCTGATGACGACTGGACCCGGCGGTTCAAAGGATTGTTCTACCGGATTGACAGGGACGGCACCGCCCTGTCCAGTGAACCGAAAACCGTGGTCATCTCCATGGACCGCTATTGGCGGCTGGCGGTGGATGATAGTGAGAGCACCATCGGCAATGCCGTTCCCGAACTGTCCATGGGCTACCGGCCCCATGATCTGTATTTCATCGCCAGGGGCAACGGACCCTATACCCTGGCCTTCGGCAACACCCTGGCACAGCCGCTGACTGTCAATGTGGCGGCGCTTTTCGACGGCATTGGCCGCCAGCAGGGCCAGGGGATCGAGCGCTGGGTGGAGCCCCAGGGCCGGTCGTTCGTTCTCGGCGGTCCCCAGTGCCTGAAGCCGCAACTCAAACCGCTGCCCACCAGGCGGATCGTGCTCTGGTCGATCCTTCTGGCCGGGGTGCTGGTGGTGGCCGGTATGGCCTG
This window harbors:
- a CDS encoding DUF3999 domain-containing protein, producing the protein MRRWLWLALLLVWPELAGAAGLSPNDFAYGIRITVPVGTPVAALSLPKTVYEHTSRTDLGDLRVFNQAGEVVPHLIRFASSREAESPWQPLPFFPLPKTPATVAGGYGIEVHTGADGTVVRIDPQDSGTGAAGVPRKFLIDLNRTGRNLAGLRLTWKPDGANRMSLLAVDAGDDLVRWTTVHPRWAVSDIQYGSHRLLNNTIPLKSSQRRYLRLRQLDDGPALVLTAVEGRKPPEGRQPVRAYRKIKGTPVMGTPGEFLYQTGGAFPVDRINLIFSQANSMAEATLWSRADPDDDWTRRFKGLFYRIDRDGTALSSEPKTVVISMDRYWRLAVDDSESTIGNAVPELSMGYRPHDLYFIARGNGPYTLAFGNTLAQPLTVNVAALFDGIGRQQGQGIERWVEPQGRSFVLGGPQCLKPQLKPLPTRRIVLWSILLAGVLVVAGMAWRLARRLKG